TATCGGTCTGGGATGAAGATCCTCGTCGTCAACGGCCCCAACCTCAACCTGCTGGGCGAACGTGAGCCGGCGGTGTACGGGACGGCCACGCTCGCGGACCTCGAGCGCGCGATCCGCAAGCGCTGCAAGAAGTACGGCTGGAAGGTCAAGTTCTTCCAGTCCAACCACGAAGGCGCGATCATCGACGAGCTGCACGCGCGGCGCGCCTGGGCCGACGCGGTGCTGATCAACCCCGCCGCGTTCACCCACTACTCGTGGGCGCTGCGCGACGCGATTCTCGCGATCCAGGTCCCGACGGTGGAAGTCCACCTCTCCGATCTCGATGCGCGCGCCGAGCGCGAGGAGTTTCGCCGCCTGTCGGTCGTGCGCGACGTCTGCGTCGCGCGCTTCACCGGCCGCGGCATCGACTCGTACCTCGACGCGCTCGACTTCCTCGTCGCGCCCACCGAAACACCGTGACCGCGCGCCGGCTCGGCCGCGAGGGACCCGCGGTCGGCCCGATCGCGCTGGGCTGCATGGGGATGTCGGAGTTCTACACGCCCGTCCCCGAGCGCGAGGCGATCGCGACCATCCATCGCGCGCTCGAGCTGGGCGTCACGCTGATCGACACCTCCGACATGTACGGCCGCGGCGAGAACGAGAAGCTGGTCGGCCGCGCGCTGCGCAACCGCCGCGAGCACGCGGTGCTGGCCACGAAGACGGGGATGCTGCGACGCGCCGACGACCCGTCCTGGCGCGGTCGCGACGGTCGCCCCGCGTACGTCCGCGCGGCGATCGACGCGTCGCTGCGGCGGCTGGGCGTCGACCACGTCGATCTGTACTATTTGCATCGCGTCGACCCGCAGGTGCCGATCGAAGAGACGGTCGGCGCGATGGCCGAGCTGGTGCGGGCCGGCAAAGTGCGCCGGCTCGGCCTCTCCGAGACGACCGCCGATCAGCTGCGCCGCGCGGCCGCCGTCGCGCCGATCGCGGCGCTGCAGAGCGAGTACTCGTTGTTCACCCGCGACGTCGAACAGAACGGCGTGCTGGCCGCGGCGCGCGCGCTCGGCGTGACGCTGGTCGCCTACGCGCCGCTGGGCCGCGGGCTGCTCACCGGCGCCGTTCGCGAGACGGCAACGCTGGCCGACGACGACCTGCGCCGGCGCGTCCCGCGCTTCGACGACGCCAACCTCGCGCACAACTTGGCCTTGGTCGACGCGCTGGCCGCGCTGGCGCGCGAACGCGGCTGCACGCCCGCGCAGCTGGCGCTGGCGTGGGTGCTGACGCAGGGCGAGGACGTCGTCGCGCTGCCCGGCTCCGAACGCGTCACGCACCTCGAGGAGAACGCGCGCGCGGCGGACGTCGTGCTCGACCCCGCGACGCTGGCCCGCATCGAGGCGGCACTCCCGCCGGGCGCGGCCGCCGGCGGACGGATTCGCTAGACGGCGGGCTCTGGCTGTACGGAGCCCGGGTCGTGTTCGTCCTCGGCACATGTGATTGATCCAGACGCTAAAGGATGTCCAGGAACAACGACCGGAGCAGCTCCGAACCCGCCTTCAATTCGAATCGGAAGCCTGTGCCATTTCTTCTCGAGAGCGTCCTCCTCGTTGGCTGGCGGCCAGGCTCCTTCGTCGGCTTGAACTCGCCAATAGAGCGCGTGTTCTCCCCAAGCACCATACACAAGAACGTAACCTATTGGGTGCGGCATAGCATCATTGAATATCTCAGCTTCGCCAAGGACGAATTCAGCTCCCCAGGCAGTGGGTCGCCTTATGATAGGGCCCTGCGCGAATTTCTCGCGCATCTCAAGGTTCTTAGACGTCATGACTTCGACAACCGCATTAGTGGCGGGGCGTCTACCGTTGTTAAGAACAGCAATATCGAGCCGAAGTTGTACGGGGGAAATATTTGATTGAATACCCACCCCGCTTCTCAGGCGGAGGACCGGCTTCTCTGAGATTAGACCGAAAGTGACGACTACATTTGGCTTCCTACTACGCTCAGTTTCTGCAATAGTCGCTTCGCGACGCGTTATTCTTAGCGTCTCGATCGTCGCGTCAAATTCTTTATTTGCAAGGTCAAGCGCGCTTTGAGCGAGGCTCGTCTGGGTTCGAGCTTCGGCTATTTGTCGGTTGGCGAGTTCTATCTGCTCATTTGCTATTTCTATCTGCTGATTGGCGAGGCCGATTTGCTTCTGAATCGCGGTTAACGCGCGCTGCCCAAAATATGCCGCCATCGCAGCTGCCGCTAGACTGAGGAGTGGTACAGCGTAGTTGAAGAACCAGCCAACCGCGATAGATGCCATCATCCACTAGTACGCATCGAGGGAAGCGTCGGCTTCGCTGAGATCGGCGTCGAGCAGCGCGTGCAGCTGCGGGAGGAAGCGCGGCGCGGGACCGCCGCGCAGCTCGGGCTCGATGACGTCGTGCGAGATGCCGGCGCCGCGCAAGTGCAGCACGCGCACGCGCGCGGCGCCGGCGCGCCGCCACCGTGCGACGAGCCGGTCGATGGCACCGTTGTTGACGCCGGTCTCCCCGGCGTTACGAACGATCTCGACGTCCCCGGCGGCCGGCGGCGCGCGGCGCGCGGCGGCGAACAGCTCGTGCGCCAGCGCGAGTCCCGCGCCCAGCGCGTCGGTCGAGTAGCGCGGATAGCCGTGCGGCGGGTCGCTGCGACCGCGATCGAACGGGTTCCACCACAGGAACAGCCGCGGCGCGCGCGCGAGCAGGCCGCGCAGCGCGCCGAGCCATGCCGAGGGGAACGGGCGAATACCGAGCAGCGGCGCGATCGCGATCGTGCGCGTCACGCGCGCATCCTGTTGCGCGAGGTACAGCGCCATGACGCCGCCCATGGAGAACCCGACCACCACGATCTCGTCGGCCAGCGCGGCCGCCGTGGCCACGATCCGCTGCGCCTGCGCGCGCAGCTCGTCGACGGTCAACCCCGCCAGCGCATCGGTCATCCGGTCCGCGTGGCCGTGGCGCGGCAGGCGCGGGATCAGCACGGTCTCGCCGCGCGCGTACCGTGCCTGCGCGAAGTCGCGCCACGTTCGTGGACTGGCCGTCATGCCGTGCAGCAGCACGACGACGCGCCGCGTGCGGCCGCCGTGGGCGAGCAGCGTCGAGCGCATCTCCTCGCCCAGCAGATGCTCCTCACCGGCATCGAGCGCGGCCAGCAGCGCAGCCGGATCGTCGGTCGTCACACGTTCGCCAGCGCGATCACCGCGAAGGCACGCTCGTCGGTGCGCATGCTCTCCGCCGCCAGCGCGTCGCGCAACGCCTTGGCCGCCTCGTGCGCGTACGCCGTCGCCTCGGGCGTGCCGGTCCGCGCGATGGCGCTCGCGGCGACGATCAAGTCGTCGACCGCGCGGGCGATGCCTTCGTGCATGGCGCGCTCGGCGTCGCGCTCGGCGATCCGCGTGCCGGCCGCGCCGCGGGCGAGCATCAGCACGTAGTCGAGCGCCGCCGCGGTCGCCATGATGCGATCGGCCTGCGCCCGGAAGGCCGGCACGTCGCCGAAATCGCGCGCCGCGGTGAGCAGCGCGCCCTGCAGCGCTACGACGCGTTGCGCGCGGTCAGCGCCCACAGCACCGCTACCTGCGTCTTGCAATCTTGCAGCTCCCCACGTTGAATCTTGCTCCACAGCTCGTCGACGGGAAAGATACCGACCTCGATCTGCTCGTCGGGATCGGGATCGGTCGCGCCGATCTCGTACCCCTCGGCCCGGCAGAAGTGCAGCAGCTCGGTGCAAAAGCCGGGCGCCGAGTAGCCCGAGAAGAGATGCCGGACGTCGCGCGCCACGTAGCCGGTCTCCTCGCGCAGCTCGCGGCGCGCGGCGTCGACCGGGCTCTCGCCCGGATCCATCCCGCCGGCCACCGCCTCCCACGTCTCCCGTCCCACCGGGTGTCGATACTGCTTGACGAGCAGCATGGTGTCAGGGGTGGGCTGCACGATCACCACCACCGCGCCGCCGTGCTCGACGACCTCGACGTCGTGCGTGCCCCCGCTCGGGCTGGGCAGCGTGTCGACACGCAGGTTGACGACGCGGCCCTCGTAGACGCGGCGGGTCTTGCGGACGTCCATGCCGTCAGACGACGACGGAGTTGGCCAGCTCTTCGAGCAGCGTCGGACGATGCGGCGACCACCCCAGATCTCGTTCGGCTTTGCCGGCGTCGATCAGCTGGTCGGCGACGAGCGCATCGGCGAACGGTCCGAGCAGCGCGCGTCCCTCGTCGAGCGAGATCGAAGCGACCGCCGCGTCGACCCCGGCGGCGCGGGCGGCCGCGTTCGCGATCTCGCCGTACGGCACCGACGCGCCGCGCACCGCGTTGTAGACGCCGCGCGCGTCGCGATGGTCGACGAACAAGCCGTACAGCTCGCCCAGCGCGTCGTGCCGCACGGTCGGCCAACGGTTTTCGCCGTCGCCGACGATGCGCAGCGTCCCCGCGCGCGCCTGCTCGACCATCTGGCCCGGAATCCCGCCGCCGTCGCCGTACACGATCCCCGGCCGCACGACGATCGCGCGCAGCCGGCTGGCTTGCTCGAGGACCAGCTGCTCGTGCGCCGGACGCCAGGCCACGATCGGCAGCGGCGTGAGCGGCGAGCTCTCGTCGAGGTGCGCGTCGCCGCGCGAGCCGTACACCCACACGCCGCTGGTGTAGACGAAGGGACGACCCGGCGGCAGCGCGTCGAGCAGCACTTCGAGCGCGGCGCGTTCCAGCGCGACGCCCTCGCCGCTGTAGTCGAACCCGCAGTGCAGGACGGCGTCGGCGTGCGCGGCCTCGGCGCGCAGCACGTCGAGCGACGCGAGCGAACCGCGTACCGGCTCCGCGCCGAGCGAACGCACCGTGCGTTCCGCTTCGTCGCTGCGCGCGAGGCCGCGCACGACGTGCGTGCGACGGCGCAGCTCGCGCACGACGCTTCGACCGATGAAACCCGTGGCCCCCGTGACCAAGACCGGCATGTCAGCCTCCCGCGGCGCGCGGCCGCGCGATGATGGTGGTGATGTCGAAGACGACCGCGACTTCCGCCGCGGTGATGCAGGCGCGAATCGCCCAGTGCGGACCCCAGTCGATCGTCACCAGCGCGAGCGCGACGGCGACGCAGTACGCGACGCCCTTGGTAACGTCGGCGCGCACGGTGGGCGAGGCCGGATCGTAGGCGCGCCGGATCGCGAGCACCGTGGCGATCAGCGCGACCGCGAGCAGCAGCGTCCCGAACAGCCGGTTCGCGGCCAACAGGTGCAGTACGGGTTGCGCGCCCGCCGCGATCAGAACGGCGATCAGCAGCAGCAACGCGATCTCGGGCAACCGGCGGTCCTTCACGACCGACGCTCTTCGGCCGCGAGGGCGGGGGTCCCCAGCGAGGCCGGGAAGGGCCCGGAGTGCCGACCCCGCTGAGCCCGCACAACCCGCGCATCGAGGCCGTCCGTGACCTGCGCACGCCCAAGGGCCGGCGCGCCGCCGGCCGGTTCGCGGCCGAGGGCCCCACCCTCTTGGAAGAGGCCCGTCGCAGCGGGACGCGTCCGTGCGAGATCTACCTCAGCGAAACGGCGCTCGGTCGCTTCGACGCCGGGGTCTACGAAGCCGACGGCGTCCCGGTCCACGTCCTCCCCGACCGGGTCGCGGCCCGGCTCTCGGACGTCGAGACGCCCAGCGGGATCGTCGCGGTGTTCGACCTGCCGGCCGCCGGGCCGGCCACGATCCTGGCTCGGCCGGGGCCGGTCCTGCTGCTGGCAGGGGTGAGCGACCCCGGCAACGCGGGCACGCTGGTGCGCTCGGCCGAAGCGTTCGGCGCCGCCGGCGTGCTGTTCGGGCGCGGCGGCGCCGATCCGTTCGCGCCCAAGGTGGTGCGCGCGGCGATGGGCTCGATCTTCCGGCTGCCGGTCGCGGCGGTCGACGCCGACGAGTTGTTGGCGCTGGCGGCAGCAGCCGAGCGCCCAGTCGTGGCGACCGACCTCGACGGCGAGGACCTGCGCGTCGTGGGCATTCCGGCGAACGCCGTCGTTGCAATCGGGAACGAGCGGCGGGGCGTTCGCGACTGGCTGCCCCGCTGGGACCGCGCGGTGCGGATCCCGCAATGCGACACAACCGAGAGCTTGAACGCGGCGGTCGCCGGCAGCATCGTTCTCTACGAGTCCGCGCGTGTCAAGTAGTCTGTCAAGTCGCCGAAAAAGCCTTCTCTGTCAAGACTTGGCGGCGTTTTCGGCCGGTGCTATACTCCGGCCACAGTCGTCGAAAACGACGCGCACTCAACGCAGAACGGGAGAGGGACGGCCGACGCCATGCGCACTTCCGAAGTCTTCTGGAAACTGTTCGCCACGACGGGCTCGGTCCGCGCATACTTGATGTACCGGCATTTGCACCCCACGGCCACCGGCTGAGGCGGGTGCCGCGTCCCGAAGCGGACGCGCCCCTCTCGAGAACGAACTCGACGCACGCCCGGTCCACCACGGATCGGGCGTTTCGCATGGACGGACGGATTGACGACGACTGGCATGAGTGAACTCGAAACGACCCTCGCGGCATTGGCCGCGCGGTTCGACGCGGCCGTCGCCGCGGCGTCGGACGCGGCCGCGCTCGACGAGGTGCGCGTCGCCTTCCTCGGCCGCAGCGGCGAGGTGACCGCGGTGCGCCGCGGCATCGGTGCGCTGCCGGTCGCCGAACGTCCCGGTGCGGGCAAGATCATCAACGCCGCCGTCGAGCAGCTCGAAGCGAAGCTGGCGCTCGCGCAGCAGCGCGTCGAGCGCGCGGCGCTCGACGCCTCGCTGAGCGAGACGATCGACGTCACCTTCCCCGGGCCGCCGGCGCAGATCGGCGCGCTGCACCCGGTGCGCCGCGTCGCGATCGAGATCGCCCGCTACTTCACCCGCCACGGCTTCGCGATCGTGCTCGGTCCGGAGATCGAGACCGACGCCAACAACTTCGACGCGCTCAACATCCCGCCCGATCATCCCGCGCGCGAAGGACTCGACTCGTTCTACCTGCGCCCCGACCTGCTGCTGCGCACGCACACCTCGCCGATGCAGGTGCGCTCGATGCGCAAGCACGGGCCGCCGATCGCCGTCATCGTGCCGGGCAAAGCGTATCGCCGCGACGCGGTCGACGCGCGCCACCTCTACATGTTCCACCAGGTCGAGGGACTGCTGGTCGGGCACGGCGTGCACTTCGGGCACCTCAAAGGGATGCTCGTCGGCATGTGCCGCGAGCTGTTCGGTCCCGAGGCCGACGTCCGCTTCCGCCCCTCGTTCTTCCCGTTCACCGAACCGTCGGCCGAAGTCGACGTCAACTGTCCGGCCTGTCACGGCGCGGGCGGCGCATGCCGCACCTGCGGCGGCAGCGGCTGGATCGAGATCGGCGGCAGCGGGATGGTGCATCCCAACGTGCTGCGCGCCGTCGGCTACGACCCCGACCAGGTCTCGGGTTGGGCCTTCGGCTGCGGTCTCGAGCGGATCGCGATGAAGCGGTACGACGTCGACGACATCCGCGCGTTCATCGAGAACGCACCGGGATTCGCGGAGGGACTGTCCTAGCATGCGCGTTCCGCTGGCGTGGCTGCGCGACTACGTCGAGCTGCCCACCGACGTCGAAGCGATCGTGGCGAAGCTGGCCGCGCTCGGCTTTCCGGTCGACGAGATCGAGACCCGGCCCGAGCTGACCAACGTCGTCGTCGGCACCCTGACCAAGGTCGCGCCGCACCCCAACGCCGATCGCCTGCAGTTGTGCACGGTCGACGTCGGCGCGGAGCGGCCGCTGACGATCGCGACCGCCGCGACCAACGTCGCCGCGGGCCAGACGGTGCCGGTGGCGCGCATCGGCGCGAAGTTGGCCGGCGGCCTCGAGATCGCGCCGCGCAAGATGCGCGGCGTCGACTCCGAGGGGATGCTGTGCTCCGCCGAGGAGCTGGCGCTGCCGGCCGAGTGGTTCGAGGACGGCATCCTGCAGCTCGATGCGGGGCTGGCGCCCGGGACCGACGCGATCGCATACTTCCGGCTGTGCGAACCGGTGCTCGACGTGGACGTCACGCCGAACCGGCCCGACGCGCTCTCGATCGTCGGGCTGGCGCGCGAGCTGGCCGCCGCGTTCGGCAAGCGTTTGCGCGAGCCGCAGTCGAGCGTCGGCTACAGCGACGGCCCCGAGGACGCGCGCGTCACCATCGAGACCGTCGACTGCAAGCGGTTCGTGTTCCAACGCGTGAGCGGCCTGCGCGTGCGTCCGGCCAAGACCTGGATGCGGCTGCGCCTGGCGCTGGCCGGCCAGCGCCCGATCAACAACGTCGTCGACATCTCGAACTTCGCGATGCTCGAGCTGGGCCAGCCGCTGCACTTCTTCGACAACGACCGCATCGTCGGACACCATCTGGTGGTGCGCGACGCGATCGCCGGCGAGACGTTCACCACGCTCGACGACCAAACGCGCACGCTCGATCCGCGCAACATCGTCATCTGCGACGACGAGGGGCCGACCTCGCTGGCCGGCGTCATGGGCGGACTGCGCAGCGAAGTCGTCGCGAGCACGACCGAGGTGCTGATCGAGTCGGCCGCCTGGACCGGCCCGCGCATCCGCCGCTCGTCGTCCGCGCTCAAGCTGCGCACCGAAGCCTCCTCGCGGTTCGAGAAATCGCTGCCGGTCGCGCTGGCCGACGTCGGCGCCGCGCGCGCGGCGCGGCTGCTCGAACAAGAGGGCGGCAGCGTGCGGATGCCGCGCGCGGCGGGCCGCCCCGCGCCCGATCCCGCGCCGGTCGTGCTGCCGGCGGGCGAGGTCGAACGGCTGTTGGGCTTCACCGTCACGCCCGAGGAGATCGAGCGCGCCTTGACCTCGCTCGGCTTCGAGGTCAAACGCGTCGAGGACGGGCTGCGGGTGCAGCCGCCGTACTGGCGCGCCGATATTCTCATCCCGGCCGACCTGGTCGAAGAGGTGGCGCGAGTCGTCGGCTACGACCGCGTGCAGGCCAGCGTGCCGGCGGTGGCGGCGCAAGACATCGACAGCGCCGACTTCGAGCGCGAGATGCAGTTGGCGGCGACGCTCGAAGGCCTCGGCTACACCGAAGCGATCTCGCTCTCGCTCCAGCCGGCGAGCGTCGCCGACACGTGGCGCGAAAACGGCGTGAGCGTCCCCGATGTGGTCGAGATCAGCAACCCGCTCAGCGAAGACCAGCGCTGGATGCGGTTCTCGATCGCGCCGGCTTTGCTCGAGTTCGCCGCGCGCGATCGCGCGGTGCGGCCGTATCGCGTCTTCGAGCTCGGACACGTCTTCGCCGACGGAAAGCCCGAGCCGCTGGAGCGCGTCGAGCTGACGGTCGTGCACAGCGGCGACGAGCACGCCTTCGGGCAGCTCAGCTCCGACGTGCTGGCGCTGCTGCGCCGCGCGCTCGGCGTCCAGCCGTCCGTCGAAGTCGGCACATACCCCTCGCTCCATCCCGGCAAGACCGCCGCGCTGCGCGTCGGCGAGCAGGTCGTCGGCTACGTCGGCGTCGTCGATCCGCGTTTGGCGCACGCCTACGGCGTCGGCGCGTCGACGACGCTCGCGACGGTCTTCGTCGACGCGCTCCCCGCGCGCACGGTGCCGCACTACACGCCGCCCTCGAAGTTCCCGCCGCTCGACCGCGACCTGGCCGTGGTCGTCCCGGTGAACGTGCTGGCCGGCGACCTCGTGGCCGCGGTGCGTGAAGAACCGCTGGTCGCCGCCGCGCGCCCGTTCGACGAGTACCGCGGGCCGCAGGTCGGCGAGGGCCGCAAGTCGCTGGCGTTGCACATCGTGCTGCAGAGCCGCGAAGCGACGCTGACCGAGGAGCAGGCCGACACCGCGATGGCCGCGATCCTCAGCCGCCTGCGCGAGCGGTTCGGAGCCCAACCGCGCACGTGATCACCTGGCCCGACCTGGTCGTCGCGGCGTTTGCGCTGCTGTTCGTCCTCAAGGGATGGAAGCGCGGGTTCGTCGCCGAGATCGGCGGGTTCGTCGCGCTGGCCTGCGCGGTGTGGGCCGCGCTGCTGTATCGCGGTTCGCTCGACGACCTGGTCGAACGCACGCTGCACCTGGGCCCGGGCTCCGCGCACGTCGTCGGGATGGCCGCCTTCGCCGTCTTCGTCTACGTCGTGCTGATGGTGCTCTCGTCGGTGCTCTCGCGGATCGCGAAGCTGCCGGTCATCGGGATCGGCAACAGCGTCGGCGGCGCGCTGATCGGCGTGCTCAAGGTGCTCTTGGTGACCTGGGCCGTCGTCTACGTCGTGCTGTTCTTCCCGATCCCGCGCGACCTGCGCACCGATCTACGCCACTCGACGGTCATCGCGGCGTTGAGCGAGCACAACGGCCAAGTCGACGGCATGGTGAAGAACGCGCTGCCCTGGTTCGTCAAGCCGTTCGCCGAACCGCTCTTCGCCCGCCACCGGTCCTGACGCTTACGGCGGCTCGATCGGGCCGCCGTCGGCGCGCTGTTGGGCGGCGGCGCCTTTGGCGAGGTTGAACGCGCTGTTGACCAAGCCGACGTGCGAGAAGGCTTGCGGGAAGTTGCCGAGTAGGCGGCGCTCGTGCGTGTCGTATTCTTCGGAGAGCAAGCCGACGTCGTTGCGAATCGCGAGCAGACGGGCGAACATGTCGCGCGCGTCTTCGTCGCGGCCGGCCAGCACGTAGTTGTCGATCAGCCAAAAGCTGCACGCGATGAACGCGCCCTCGCCGGCCGGCAGCCCGTCCACCCCGGCGTCGACCTGTTCGTAGCGGTGCACGAACCCGTCGACCAGCAGCCGCTCCTCGATGGCCTTGAGCGTGCCTTGCACGCGCGGATCGTCGTGCGGCAAGAACCCGACCAGTGGCATGAGCAGCGCGCTGGCATCGAGGCACGTCGCACCGTAGTATTGGACGAAAGTGTTCTGCGCGGCGTCGAAGCCGTGCTCGCACACGTCGGCGTGGATGCGCTCGCGCAGCGCGCGCCACTCGTCGACCGGCCCGTCGAGCGTCGTCGTCTCCTCGACCGAGCGGATCGCGCGGTCGATCGCCACCCATGCCAGCACCTTCGAGTGCACGAAATGACGGGACTCGCCGCGCACCTCCCACAGGCCGTGATCCGGCTCGCACCAGCGCTCCGCCACCGCGTCGACGACCGCCCGCGTGAGCGCCCACTCGTTCGCCGAGGGCAAGAGTCCGGCGCGGTGCGCCTGGTACATGACGTCGACCACCTCGCCGTACACGTCCAGCTGCAGCTGTTCGCTCGCGGCGTTGCCGACGCGAACCGGTTTGGAGTCGGCGTAGCCGGCCAGGTGCGGCAGCTCGTATTCGGGGACGCGCCGCTCGCCGCCGATGCCGTACAGGATCTGCAGGCGCGCCGGCGCCCCGGCGACGGCGCGCAAGAGCCAACCGCGCCACGCGTAGGCCTCGGCGTCATAGCCGGCGTTGAGGAACGCGACCAGCACGAAGGTCGCGTCGCGCAGCCAGCAGTAGCGGTAGTCCCAGTTGCGCACGCCGCCCAGCCGCTCCGGCAGCGAGGTCGTCGGCGCGGCGATCACCGCGCCGATCCCGTCGTACGAGAGCGCCTTGAGCGTCAGCAAGGAGCGCACCACCGCCTCGCGGTGCGGGCCCTCGTAGGTGCAGCCGCTAGCCCACTGGCGCCAGAACGCGTCCGTCCGCTCGAGCTGGTCGCGCACGTTGGCCGGGCCCGGCGCCTCGTCGTACGAGCGGAAGTACGCGAGGTCGAAGCCGACCCGCTGCCCCGTGGCGACGGTGAAGTCGGCGACGGTCGAGTGGTTCTCGCCGTGCACCTCGATGTCGGTGTGCAGGACGACCGCGTCGGGGCCGGCTACCGCCACCGTCGCGCCGCCGCGACGGTGCACCCACGGTATGGTCTCGCCGTAGTCGAAGCGGATGCGCATGCGCATCCGCATATCGACGCTGCCCTCGTCGCAGATGACGTAGCGCACGACCCGTGGTGATTCGCTCCACGGCAGCATCGCGTCGATGACGCGGACCTTCCCGGTCTCGCACACGTAGGTCGTCTGCAGCACCATGCTGTCGGGCCGGTACTCGCGCTTGACGTCCTGCACGCCGAAGGTCGGCGCGAGGCGCCAAAAGCCGTTCCGGCCGCTGCCCAGCAGCGACGCGAAGCACGCCGGCGAGTCGAACCGCGGCAGGCAGAGCCACTCGATGGTCCCGTACCGATTGATCAACGCCGCCGAGCGAAGATCGCCGATCAGCGCGTACTCTTCCAAGGGGCGGGACATCATATCTCCCTGGGTGTACCCGCCGATCGGCGCCGCGCATCACATGCGGTAGCGCAACTTCAGCTCGAAGGTCCGCGCCAGGGGGTAGCCCTGCGGAACGTAACCCGCCGTGCCGTAGTTCCACGGCACGGCTTGCGTCTGGCCGTCGTTGGTCGGGACGCCGTTGCCGAGCAGATAGGGCGTACCGGCGAGCTGCTGGCCGTACCAGATCGCGTAGGGCGAATTGGGGTTCGCCGTTCCCTTGTAGCCAGGCGGTCCGATCAGATACGGGTTGGACTGGTAATCGGTCGGACTCGCCGTGCCCAGCAGGTTCGCGACGTCGAAGATCGCCGTCAGCCGCGGCGTGATGTCGAACTCGGCGTGGAGCGAGAGCAGCGTCTGCGGCGGCGCGTGCAGCGAGTTCGGCAGCGGTCCTTCGGGCGTGCCGAGCGATGCGACGTAGGGGTTGGTTTGCGCGTTGTACGGCGCACCGGGATTCTCGAGGAAGTAGTAGTTGTAGCCGGGGTTGAGGTAGTTGTCGTTCGGCACCAAGA
The window above is part of the Candidatus Sulfotelmatobacter sp. genome. Proteins encoded here:
- a CDS encoding glycoside hydrolase family 15 protein, which encodes MSRPLEEYALIGDLRSAALINRYGTIEWLCLPRFDSPACFASLLGSGRNGFWRLAPTFGVQDVKREYRPDSMVLQTTYVCETGKVRVIDAMLPWSESPRVVRYVICDEGSVDMRMRMRIRFDYGETIPWVHRRGGATVAVAGPDAVVLHTDIEVHGENHSTVADFTVATGQRVGFDLAYFRSYDEAPGPANVRDQLERTDAFWRQWASGCTYEGPHREAVVRSLLTLKALSYDGIGAVIAAPTTSLPERLGGVRNWDYRYCWLRDATFVLVAFLNAGYDAEAYAWRGWLLRAVAGAPARLQILYGIGGERRVPEYELPHLAGYADSKPVRVGNAASEQLQLDVYGEVVDVMYQAHRAGLLPSANEWALTRAVVDAVAERWCEPDHGLWEVRGESRHFVHSKVLAWVAIDRAIRSVEETTTLDGPVDEWRALRERIHADVCEHGFDAAQNTFVQYYGATCLDASALLMPLVGFLPHDDPRVQGTLKAIEERLLVDGFVHRYEQVDAGVDGLPAGEGAFIACSFWLIDNYVLAGRDEDARDMFARLLAIRNDVGLLSEEYDTHERRLLGNFPQAFSHVGLVNSAFNLAKGAAAQQRADGGPIEPP